TATTTCATTGGTACACAGTTTGGGAGTGATACCTGCGCTTGTACTGAATCTTGTCATTTTTTCTATCATTGCTGCAATTACAATTTATGTTGAGAAAAAACGTCATGGTCAATTGGAATCAGAACCTGAAACCAAGCAACGCGGCTTTCGTCGTTTTTTACGTGGACCTTGGCCTTTGGTGTGGGGTGGTATTATTCTCACTTTACTTAACTTTGCTACCTTAGCATTGGCGGGTCGTCCATGGGGTGTCACCTCTGCACTTGCTGTTTGGGCTGCAAAAACTGCAAGTTTTGTAGGTGTCGATGTCGCATCTTGGGCATATTGGCAACAAGCTTCAAATGCTAAAGCTTTAACACAGTCCCTGTGGTTTGATGTCACCTCAATGATGAATTTTGGCATCATGCTTGGTGCATTACTTGCAGCAAGTTTGGCTGGAAAATTTGCACCAAATTTAAATATTCCAAAACGTTCATTACTTGCTGCTGTACTCGGCGGTTTAATGTTGGGTTACGGCGCACGTTTGGCATATGGTTGTAATATTGGTGCGTATTTTAGTGGTATTGCATCAGGTAGTTTACATGGTTGGCTATGGCTCGTTTTTGCATTTATAGGCAATAGTGTCGGGGTAAAACTGCGCCCGACGTTCTTTCCAAATGAAAAACCCCTGCCAACCAAACTCAGCGGATGTTAGCTACTCAGTGCCATTAAAAAATGCCCATCAGAGTGGGCATTTTTTAACAGATTAAAATTATGATTTATAGTATTTTTTCATTTAAATAGCGCCAATAACGTTTTGGCACATATTGAATATGCAACTTCATGTTTTGTCGTGCTTGAATATTGACACTATTAAAATAATCTTTCCAAAGTTTGTCATATAAAACTTCTTCATCGTCCAATTCAATCGTAAAATTCTGACTTGATCCAATCATATTATTTGAGTCAATTTCACACGCATTCATCTGGATTTGATGGATTTCATTTAAATCATAGTAAATCCCATATTTACGCTGCTCATCATAAATCAACCATTTTTGATCTTGATAACGGGCTTTAAAATGCCGCTCGATTAAAGGTAGCACATTAAAATCGGGTTTAATCAAACTTAAAAATAAAGCATCTTTACACTTTTTAAATCTTACAAAAGCTTCCATGCGGTGCTTTTCACGTCCAACTTGTTTTGCCCATTTTGATAAAGCTAAAACTGAAGGATGCCCATAATTTTGATCAATATTTTTTTGTGATGAAAATACATAGACACTAAAATTGAATAAATGCTGAAAAGCTTCTGCATTTTCAGATAAAAAAGTGTAATAAAAGTTTCTTAATGCACTTATGGAAATTTTTTGCTTTAAACCTTGCCACACCCGCTGCGCTTGCACATCATCTGAAGGTACAACAATGGTATCACCCAATAAGCTATTTTGTGATTGAGCTTGATGACAAATTTCAATCTCAAATTCTTTAAATTGAAATGCTCGAAATACACAGCACAATAGTCCCGTGAGTGTTCCATCAAAAATATAAATTGTCATTAAAAACCAAAACCTAACTGTGGCGAAAGTTGTTTCTGGTATTTCGAGTGACCTGACTGCAAAATCTGTTGACGAATTTGGCTTGGTAACTGCTGCTTTAAAAATTTCGGCGTATCTACACAGTAAATAAAATGTTGTGCGCGATTATAAGCCACACCTAAACGTTTCAATTGATCAATATGAATTTTACCAAACCGCCGTGCCTGCACAATTTTTTTTGCGGAACGTACACCAATACCAGGTACACGTAAAATCATTCGATAATCGGCAGTATTAATATCCACAGGAAATTGTTCCGGATGCCTTAACGCCCAACCTAGCTTAGGATCAACATCCAAATCCAAATAAGGATGCTGATCATCGACAATTTCAGTGGCATCAAAACCATAAAAACGCATTAACCAATCAGATTGATACAAGCGATTTTCACGTAGTAATGGGGGCGCTGAGCCAATGGCAGGTAACATTTTTTCATCATCATTAATAGGAATATAACCTGAAAAATATACGCGTTTTAAGTTAAATGCTTTGTAATGATGATCTGCCATTAAAATAATATCTTGATCTGTTTCGTGATGTGCACCAATCACCATTTGCGTGGTCTGACCCGCTGGCACAAATTTAGGTACAGATTTAATCATTTTTCGCTCATCTTTCAATTGAATGAGACGATCACGCACAATTCCTAAATCTTTTTGAACTTCTTGATGGGTTTTTTCAGGTGCAAATTTCTTCAGTCCTGCTTCTGTCGGCATTTCCAAGTTAATACTCATACGGTCTACATATAAACCCGCTTCATGAATAATCTCAGACGAGGCACCTGGAATGGTTTTGAGATGAATATAGCCGTTAAAATTTTCTTCAAGTCTGAGTTTTTTAACCACTTGTAGCATACGTTCCATCGTAAAATCCGCCGACTTAAAGATCCCTGAACTCAGAAATAATCCTTCAATATAATTACGACGATAAAAATTAATGGTGAGGTCCACCACCTCTTGTACAGTAAAAGAAGCTCGTTTCACATCATTAGAACGCCTAGACACACAATAAGAACAGTCATAAATACAGACATTTGAAAACAAAATTTTGAGTAGAGAAACACAACGACCATCTTCGGTATAACTATGACATATACCTGAGCCTGTGTTCCCTAAACCTTTTTCTTTATTTTTGCGATTGCTGCCACTCGACGAACATGACACATCATATTTGGCAGCATCAGCTAAAATCTGTAATTTTTCACTGATACGATCAGACATACATTGTCACCTGTTTTGCTTAAGGGTAATGTATTATAAAATTCATAGGCAAGATCATGTGTTCTCTTATCTTTTGAACGTCGTATTGTGTCGTTTTAAATTTTAAGTATGAGTGGATAAACATTTCATGACTAAATAACGATTATTATTTGCCATCCTTCATCTAGTTCAGCTAATTTAGGAATATCTTGAAGGAGCACAGTGATGAATATATTAGAACGCTTAGGAATCCGGCACCCTATTTTTTTAGCCCCAATGGCAGGTGTTTCCACACCTGAATTGGCAGCCGAAGTGGCAAATCAAGGAGGTCTTGGCTCACTGGGTTTAGGGGCAAATTCAGTCAGTGCTGCTCGTGAGCAAATCTTAAAAACCCAAGAGTTGACAAGTTTGCCCTTTCAAGTGAACTTTTTTTGCCATCAGCCTGAAGCATTGAATGAAACAGCAAATCAAAGATGGATTGAACATTTAAAACCTGAATTTGCAAAGTTTAATGCAGAAGCGCCACAAGATTTGAAATGCATTTACCCTAGTTTTCTGGACAATGATGATTTTTTAAATTTAGTTTTGCAGACACAACCCAAAGCCGTTAGTTTTCATTTTGGCATTCCACATGCTTATCAAATTCAACAATTAAAAGATGCAAATATTATTACCATGGTGTCTGCCACCAATCTTGCAGAAGCCAAAGCCATCGAAGCAGCAGGTATTGATATCATCATTGCACAAGGTGTAGAAGCAGGTGGGCATCGTGGTATTTTTAATCCTGATTTGGATGGTGCAATTAAAACTTTTGATCTCATTCAACTGATTAAAAAATACTGTCAGACACCTGTCGTCGCTGCGGGCGGTATTATGAACGGTCAACAAGCCAAACAAGCACTGAACTTGGGTGCGGAAGCTGTACAACTCGGCACCGCTTTCGTTCAATGTAAAAGCTCTAATGCCAATACAGCCTATCGCAAAGCATTATTTGACCACCCAATTACCCAAATCACAGCAAGTATTTCAGGACGTCCTGCACGTGGTCTAATTAATCAATGGGCTTCCTTTATTGATCTACCTGATCGTCCACCTGTTGCACCATATCCTTATGCTTATGATTTAGCAAAACAATTGAATGCTTTAGCTGTGCAAAATGGTGAGGTTGGTTATGGAGCTTTTTGGGCAGGTTCAAATGTTGCTCAAATCCGCCCATTAGAAGCACAAGATTTAATCAATCAATTGGTCTTGGAAATGAATCAAGCTTAAATTGATGATTGCAACAATCAGGTCTAAGTCTTAATTGGATTTAGACCTGATATCGTTCCGCCAGCATATACACTAAATCTAACTCAGGACATTGATATTCCAAAGCTGTCATGGCAGCCGTGACCTGTCCCCGATGATGCGTGCCATGATTAAATACATGCAATAATGTTGCTGCATAAGGTAAACTCATTGGTGTACCTGAGGCTCGCTGATAAGTTAAATTTCCTTTGAGTTTTGTGTCATCTAAACCATCGACAAATTCAACCCAATGCTGAGCTTTTTGTACCAACTCATTCAATAATCGCTGTTTTTCCGTATGTAAAATGGTGTCTAAAGACACAATGGGTGAAATACCATGTTTAAAACGTGCGTACCATAAGCTATGTTCGCCCAATAATAAATGATTTAAAGTTCCTGCAATACTCTTAAAATATAATCCAACATTTTGATTAAAATCTATATCTGACATTTCAGCCAAGTGCTTATCCAAACGCTGAGTTGCCCATACATTGTATTCGGCAAAAAGTTGAAATGTCTCTTTATTCATTTTTTCACGTCATCAATACTTGTAATTTATCTTGATACAAACACAATTTTGATTAAAATAACAACATATTTTTATTATTACCATATTTCTCTCATGATAAATCCAATTTTTTGCCTTGCGGTAAATCATTTCCCACTTATTTAACTCGGTTTTTATTTTTCAAAAACTTGGTTCAATGTTTAAGTGAGATTTATCATGCCTGCATATCATGAAATTCGTGCAGTATATGATCGTGACAGCATCGCGGTCTATCAAGCCTATAATCAACAGATCGCTCAACTGGCAGTGCAACATCAGAAATTTGTTGCGCCATTTTCCTTTCACAGAATGACATGGATTAAACCCTCATTTCTATGGTGAATGGGACGCAGTCATTGGGCACGTCAATCAGGGCAAGAACACATTCTTGCCATACGCATCAAACATATTTTTGGGAACGTCTACTTGCTCAAAGCGTACATACTAATCCGAGCTTATTCCAAACACACAAAGATCAACAATGGATTGATCTTTTTGAGCAGGCACAGGTTCGTGTTCAATGGGATCCTGAACGTAATCTGAAAAGTGCCAAACTGGAACATCGTAGTATTCAGATCGGCATCAGTCGTTTTCTGATTCAAAAGTTTAACGATGAGGCAATTCTTGCCATCGATGACATCACGCCTTTGGTTCGAAAAATGGCACAGTTGCGTAAAGATGGACAATATAAACATGCAGAAAAACTGCTGCCCAAAGAACGTATCTATCCTTTAAGCACTGCACTGAAAAGGCATTTAGGGATTGATTAAATCCGTCTTGCTGAGATGAGCATTTATAGAATGAGAGCATGCTCCCATTCTATCTTCCATAGAATCCGCTAAGACAGAACACAGTTAGACATCAAGTAAATTCACTTTCTCAACTTGCACATCACTCATGATATTTCCTTGTTCTAATAAATGATTGAAATAGGCCTCAACAACTTTTGCTTGATCTGCTGTACTTTCCACTTTATACATATTTTGACGGAATTCATTACTTGAACGTAAACCTTTGGTATACCAAGCAATATGTTTTCGTGCAATACGGCAGCCTGAATACTCA
The DNA window shown above is from Acinetobacter piscicola and carries:
- a CDS encoding YeeE/YedE family protein; this translates as MSIVAAKSDRSNSSVWVAFILIILGTLGAYHVVGTTQALLFLIGGALGMTLYHASFGFTSSWRVFLNERRGRGLRAQMIMLAVAVLLFFPALGAGELFGNPVKGNVNPVSISVMIGAFIFGIGMQLGGGCASGTLYTVGGGSARMVVTLIFFCLGSLIATSHLDWWFNLPHLAPISLVHSLGVIPALVLNLVIFSIIAAITIYVEKKRHGQLESEPETKQRGFRRFLRGPWPLVWGGIILTLLNFATLALAGRPWGVTSALAVWAAKTASFVGVDVASWAYWQQASNAKALTQSLWFDVTSMMNFGIMLGALLAASLAGKFAPNLNIPKRSLLAAVLGGLMLGYGARLAYGCNIGAYFSGIASGSLHGWLWLVFAFIGNSVGVKLRPTFFPNEKPLPTKLSGC
- a CDS encoding TIGR03915 family putative DNA repair protein; the protein is MTIYIFDGTLTGLLCCVFRAFQFKEFEIEICHQAQSQNSLLGDTIVVPSDDVQAQRVWQGLKQKISISALRNFYYTFLSENAEAFQHLFNFSVYVFSSQKNIDQNYGHPSVLALSKWAKQVGREKHRMEAFVRFKKCKDALFLSLIKPDFNVLPLIERHFKARYQDQKWLIYDEQRKYGIYYDLNEIHQIQMNACEIDSNNMIGSSQNFTIELDDEEVLYDKLWKDYFNSVNIQARQNMKLHIQYVPKRYWRYLNEKIL
- a CDS encoding putative DNA modification/repair radical SAM protein, whose product is MSDRISEKLQILADAAKYDVSCSSSGSNRKNKEKGLGNTGSGICHSYTEDGRCVSLLKILFSNVCIYDCSYCVSRRSNDVKRASFTVQEVVDLTINFYRRNYIEGLFLSSGIFKSADFTMERMLQVVKKLRLEENFNGYIHLKTIPGASSEIIHEAGLYVDRMSINLEMPTEAGLKKFAPEKTHQEVQKDLGIVRDRLIQLKDERKMIKSVPKFVPAGQTTQMVIGAHHETDQDIILMADHHYKAFNLKRVYFSGYIPINDDEKMLPAIGSAPPLLRENRLYQSDWLMRFYGFDATEIVDDQHPYLDLDVDPKLGWALRHPEQFPVDINTADYRMILRVPGIGVRSAKKIVQARRFGKIHIDQLKRLGVAYNRAQHFIYCVDTPKFLKQQLPSQIRQQILQSGHSKYQKQLSPQLGFGF
- a CDS encoding NAD(P)H-dependent flavin oxidoreductase translates to MNILERLGIRHPIFLAPMAGVSTPELAAEVANQGGLGSLGLGANSVSAAREQILKTQELTSLPFQVNFFCHQPEALNETANQRWIEHLKPEFAKFNAEAPQDLKCIYPSFLDNDDFLNLVLQTQPKAVSFHFGIPHAYQIQQLKDANIITMVSATNLAEAKAIEAAGIDIIIAQGVEAGGHRGIFNPDLDGAIKTFDLIQLIKKYCQTPVVAAGGIMNGQQAKQALNLGAEAVQLGTAFVQCKSSNANTAYRKALFDHPITQITASISGRPARGLINQWASFIDLPDRPPVAPYPYAYDLAKQLNALAVQNGEVGYGAFWAGSNVAQIRPLEAQDLINQLVLEMNQA
- a CDS encoding DinB family protein; the encoded protein is MNKETFQLFAEYNVWATQRLDKHLAEMSDIDFNQNVGLYFKSIAGTLNHLLLGEHSLWYARFKHGISPIVSLDTILHTEKQRLLNELVQKAQHWVEFVDGLDDTKLKGNLTYQRASGTPMSLPYAATLLHVFNHGTHHRGQVTAAMTALEYQCPELDLVYMLAERYQV
- a CDS encoding DUF4291 domain-containing protein gives rise to the protein MPAYHEIRAVYDRDSIAVYQAYNQQIAQLAVQHQKFVAPFSFHRMTWIKPSFLW
- a CDS encoding DUF4291 domain-containing protein — protein: MGTSIRARTHSCHTHQTYFWERLLAQSVHTNPSLFQTHKDQQWIDLFEQAQVRVQWDPERNLKSAKLEHRSIQIGISRFLIQKFNDEAILAIDDITPLVRKMAQLRKDGQYKHAEKLLPKERIYPLSTALKRHLGID